The Falco biarmicus isolate bFalBia1 chromosome 1, bFalBia1.pri, whole genome shotgun sequence DNA segment TGTTGGTGGTGGATGCTGCGGGCACCCATGTGGCTGGCAATGCAGGATGCCGTGCAGGCAGGGATGcgggatgctgcagcagggatgcgggatgccagaggcagcagtgcaggaTGCTGCAGCCGGGGATGTGGGTTGCTGCACCTggggatgcaggatgctgcaggcagcggTGTGGGATACTGCAGCTGGGGATGAGGTATATGGGATGCCAGGGAtgtgggatgctgcaggcaggaacGCAGGATGCTGCCCAGCTTCCCAGGCCCCGCAGGACACTAGGTGCCGCTGCTTGgccgctgctgcctgcccagcccaggccAGGCTGAAGCCTTTACCCACTTGCAGGTGACGTGGTGCCCACAGCCCCTccggcagctgctgccacaCCTCATCCCCCGGGACCCTCaccccctttccccccttctccttcagcacTAATTGCAGGCAAGGCTTGCTTTCCGCTCTGGAGCCCTTCGCAGCGAGGCGAAGGCCAGTGTTCACACCTCTCTGCATTCCCCAGGTGAGCAAAGCCCTTGCAGGGTGCCATGCAGCCAGCGCCATACAAGCCTTTGACTTTAAGGCATGCTTAGTCTATTGAAACAGCTGCTTTATGGCACCAGTATATATTATAAAccaccccccttccctgccccagaCTCAAACCATTTGCTTTCCTAGCTTTGGGGCATTTCTGGAACAATACTGAGCTGGCGCCTTTCATTCAATGACTGCAAAGTACTTTGCAAACTTTAATTAAAGCTCTCAGCCCTCTGGGAGCAGGGAAGTTGCCTTATCCCTAAATTATAGAAGGGGAAACTAAGGCATAAAGCAATTAAGATGCTTGAGTGAGGCTGTGTGGAAATGAGGGGTGGGTGTGAAGCGACTCTCCCCGGCTCTGTTCAGCTCTAAGAAACCCAGCCGGGTATGGCCATCTCCTGCGGGATGAGGCTCCTCTGCGATTCCCAACTGTCTCAGCTGCAGGAATGGGGATGTTTCCAGGCTGGATGGGCTCCCTGACCCCTCGGATACCATATCCCTTGCTCCAACAGGCCAGAAGCCACAATGAGAGTAGTGTGAGAACCTCACAGTGGGCAACTAGGGGATAAGCTGCCCCCTACGATGCCTCATCCTGACTCCGGGAGTAATTGGTTTAAACCCTCAAGGCCAGGGGTTTTATCCCTTCCCAAACCTTCGCCGCATTAACCTTTGTCATGCCGGGTGTTTGTGCATCCAACCGGTGTGATGCTCCCTGGGTCCCGGCCCAGCCATTCCCCGGGGCTAGCTCTAGCCTCCAAGGGTCACTGCCATCCCCATGTTcctgctgtgggatggggatggtCCCTGGATGGCTCCTGCACCCTGGTCCTGCCTCTCTACACAGCTCCCATCCACTGCTTTGCCTGTACACAGGACGTACTCCCACCCGTGCAACACCCTGCAGGCCACCGTGGAAATTGCGCTCTGCTTTGGGGGTGCTGACAGCACCTAGAGAATCAGCTCTGGCTGAAAGGTGACATTGCCATCACCAAGCTGAGGACAGCTAAACTACAGTGGCTTCATGTGCAGCTCCTCCGGACGATGACCCAAACCCTGCTGAAGGCCGAGAGCACAGGGATGGGTCTGGATGGCGACCGAGAGGGACCAGTCCCACCATCACCTGGAACCAGATATGGTGACAGCACCTGTGCCGTGCTGTCACTCAAATTTGCCACCACCTCGAAAGGCAGCGGAGCTCCCCAGGCGTCAGCACTGCGCCCTTATCTATGCCTGCAGTCCCAGCCAGgacttttcttctaaaaacaccccaaaacttttaaaagcttgGTTTTGGGGACAGTCCCTGGAGTGGGGATCACTGCCAGCACTGGGCTTTGCAGCGGGGCCACACTCCAGCTGTATCTGGGGCACGCATCTTTGTCCTCCGTGACTCCCAGGCATTCAATCGGTTAATTATTACCTCTCCCACACGCATGACACTGGGAGGGGATGCTGGGCTATACCCTATATGTGCCTCCATAATCACCCCAAAGCTGGGAGGGGGTGCTGCGCTATATGGTGCCTCCATAACCACCCCAAACCTCCCGCTGGCAGGAGCCAGGGTGAGGCCTTTGCTTTGGGAAAGTGGATGAGACCCCTGGTTGGGTTCGCACCATGTCCTGCCCGGGATGGAGAGGTTCTGCTGGGAGATCCAGGCTGTGTCATGCAAAATTAACTCAGCGAAATTatttcccagcccagcacgcTCCCCTGGGAGGTGAAGCGACCTGACGCCACTGGTGATGGGCTCAGCAGTGTGACCACCCGTGACGCCCAGCCCAGCACGACCTCAGCACGCAGCATGATacccccacctcctcctcacTCCCCACCTACCCAGTACACGCATCCCAGCCCCGGCAAGCCATCCCCAGCGCACCCACACTGCCTGGCACCCCCGCAGCACGCCGACCGCCAGGCTTATGCCGCCACCCAGCTCACGCACGTGTGTCCCTGCCAGTCATCCCATCACACACAAACCCCACGGATGGCTCCCCTGGCGCAGACCACCCCACATGCCCCCGCCAAGCCCTCCCTACATGTGCTCCAGCCTCATCCCATTTACCCAACGCTTGTGTTTGCTTTGGGACCGtgtcactgctttttttccccaatcctttttttttgttgttgttgttgcctgGGCCTGTCTTGTCGCAGACTAATGCACCTCCTTGGTAGGtgaaaggatgggaaggggttAAACACCTCCACCTTTCCCCACCCTATATCCCAAGGCACTTCCTGATGCTGGGCAGGTACCTGTACCCTTTTCACCTTCcccctgggctgctccaggTGTTGCTCCCTGGCCAGAGACCCCAAGCGGGCACAGCCCAAAGGGAAAAGCTCCCTTTTCCAGTGGGAGAAGTGGCTGGGAAATAGGTCCAAGCAAAGCTGTAACCAGCAGCCCCTTCTAGGAGCAGCTAAACCTcctctaaaataataaaacacacCCACCTGTGGGGTTGGACATGGGGCTGAGTGTCTGCACCCAGTGAAAACATGCCTGTGTCACCCAGTGTCACACTGGAGATGTGTGTCACGGGTGGTTTTCAACGGGAGGTTTGTGTGCGTGTAGGATTCATCACTGGGTatgtaatagtaataataatgatgcCTGGGTTTGGTacagccacagccaggctggctcTCTCACCCTGCCAGTCCCGGTACTTTGATGCCCATCCAGTATCACAGCCCTCTGCATGTTATTTCTCTCCGGGTAATTAAAAGAAGATTTtgagaaaatattattttcctaaagccacaaaactgaaaaggaaaaagccacCCTGCAGATGCCCCCCTGCaaaccactgctgctgccagtcccAGCCTGATGCTCTTTCCCCGCCCGCAGTGCCCGCCTGGAGCCGAGCGGCTGCAGCAGTTTTCCAAAACCATGGAAATATCATACTACAAATTATGCTGCAgggcataaaaaaataatacatatatatatttatctgtaTTGCCTCTTTCCGTTTCTAAATCTTCACCCGGATTTAGGGATGGatgcctctgctttttccccAATAAATTGCATTACTGCATTTAGGCTCTGGGCCATGATGCAAAATCCAAGGGACTTGCTGAGCTCCCCTCGGGCATCCCACAGCTGCCCTTTCCGCCTAGACAAGTTGCTGTTTGTTCTTTGACctctggggtttttgttggggtttttttttggttttggttttgtttttttttttttaattatttccctTTAACATCATTTTCAGCCCGGAGCAGTGacagaagcagcaagggaaggaCCCGAGCCGGGTTACCAGCTACTGCTGTGCCCTGTgagctgcggggctggggggtcaGGATAGCGTCAGGATACAAACAGCCTCTGGATTTTGTGGGCTTGGTGCATCCTCCCCGATATCTGCACCTGTGGTTTCCCGCTGTCCCCATGACAGTGACATTTTCCTCCTGGTAACTTCCCTCTCACTGTGATGCATTTGGAGGTTTTGCTTGGCAGAGCCTGGGTGAGGATGAGCCAGGCGGGTACTGGGAACACCCACGGCTCcagcttttattttgcaattaaattaaaggataaaaattaaattaatccaGAATATAGGCCAAACTACCTTGCCAGAATTTGGATAAAACTTCCTCCATCAATGCAGTTACTGAACATCACGGGAAACAGCATACTTTTTCCTGGAACATTTGGGAATAGCTGCTCGCCAGGACACTGGACTTGCACACAGAGCGATGCTCAGCCCTGACTCCCCTGTTTTCCCCCAGCACTAtatgcttttccatttcctttcatcCCTACGATTCTCCCGGGTCTCATTATATCTAAACGTCTGTGAAATGTGCTTTCTAAAATCAGAAAGTTGCAGCTGAAATCAGTGCCCTTTGGCTAGCACCCAGCTTTGCACCCATCCTGACTTTCAGGCACGGTGGTGTTTGCGTACAGAACCAAAGCCGCACAACCGAGGTGCATTTTTGCAGCTCTCCAGGGAAGGTTAGCatcctgctgctcctttctgttgtttgtttttgtttttttttttaactggattttagaaattgtatttttctctcGGGGAAAAACACCCCAAGCAAGCAAGAAATGACAGCGGAAAACCGCCCCGGAGAGTGGCATGATGTGGGACCTGCAttcccagcctccagccctgccaaggACGCTGGAAGAAGTGAAcgctgagggaaaaaaaaaaacctagccCACGGTTTGGCCACAGCTTCCATGTGGGATTCCTGGACAAACCCGGCTGGGATTTTTGTGGCATCAGCCTGAGCCTTGCGTGGGTTTGGCCCCGTCCCTGCTGCCCGATGCACCGGCAGTGggaggggcagctggggggcagCCGGGGGTACCGGGGGTACCTGTGTCTCGGAGAGGCTGAGGCTGCTGGCCAGCTGCTTGCGCTCGGCGCCCACCACGTAGTGGTTCTTCTCGAAGGCCCGCTCCAGCCGCAGGAGCTGCGACGGCGAGAAGGCAGTGCGGATGCGCTTGGGTTTGCGGGCGAAGGGGCCGTGGAGCAGCAGGCTCTCCTGGGACACCTCGCTCCCTGCGGACAGACAGCCAGGTCAGGGGCCCGcacccccccagctgccccgcTGTGGGACCAGGGGGGTTGCTGGGGACACCCTCTTGCCCTGCGACATGGGAAGGAATGGATGAGGGGGTGTTGCGGGTctctgggcaccttccccgccCCAAGATTGCAGCATTCACACCGTTGCTgcctccccgctgccccccgtGCTatggcggggctggggctggacactggggcagcaggagagtaagaagacagagggagaagggatggaatgagaagagcaggagaaagaggaaagaaagagagggagaaggcaggaggcagaggaaaaacagagaaaaagcattttaaaaagagaaagcctaATAAAGTGAcgggggggggaagagaaagcgtgaagcaagaaagaaaaaagtaagctagaaaggcaagaaggaaaagaaagagtggAAGGGAGAagtaaagaaagagagaaagaaagtgggaaagcctgaaagaaaaagaagtaaagaaagagaaagagagaaggaaagcgagggaaagaaggcaagaaagggaagagaaggaaaggaagatggaaagaagaaaagatggaaaggaGAGACGTAGAGAAAGAGgcatgaaaagaagaaaagaaaaaagagaaggaaagaaaggaaagagagaaagcaaaggtAGAAAGGAAGGAACGAACGAAAAATAACTTGAGGAATGGGCAGGCAAGTGAGACgggcggcgccggggccgggagcggcggggccggtggAAGTGGCGGCAgcgcgggccggggccgctccCGGGCAGCACCGTGGGTCGTGGCAGGGGCCGGGCCGGAGCCGTGTCCCCGCGGGCTTGTGCCCCCGGGCGCCGCCGGCAGCGGCCGCCGGAGCCAGGCGGGGGGTTATTGCCGAGCAGATAACCCTAATCGGGGCTGTGCGGTCCCCGGGACCCCCGGGCATAGTGCGGGGACAGCGAGCGGACCGgcgtgctggggagaggagaggagaggagaggagaggagaggagaggagaggagaggagaggagaggagaggagaggagaggagaggagaggagaggagaggagaggaaaggagaggaaaggagaggaaaggaaaggaaaggaaaggaaaggaaaggaaaggaaaggaaaggaaaggaaaggaaaggaaaggaaaggaaaggaaaggaaaaagggacaggacacagacagaaagggaaaggaagaggaaaataagacaggaagatacagaaaaggagagaacGAAAAGAAAGGTAAAGGCAAGAGACAGAGATAGAACAAGAAGAGaacaagaaagcaagaaagattaagaaagaaagaaaagaaagaaagaaggcaagaaaaagacGGACTAGAGAGAAACGCCAGGAAATCCAACAAAATCTCGCTGCGCAGCCGAGATCCGCCGCAACCTTCCCCTTCGTTCCCGAGAAAGAGAAACCCAAACTCCGGCAGCCGTGGGGCTGCGCAGGGAGGCGGCAGCGCCGGTCCTGGCCCCGGGACCTCCCCGGGACCCCTCTCCGGGCCCCCCGCCCGCGGGCAGCGGCTCttcccggccccggccccgcggggcagcCGCACGCCGGCTGCGGGGATGCGGCGGCGGGAGCGCAGCGCCTGTGCAATGCGCTCAGCACCGCCTGGGTAATGCGCTCAGCACCGGGTGTGTAAACACATTGGCACCGGGTGTGCAAACGCATCGGCACCTGCCGTGCGAACAGATCGGCACTGAGCACCGGGTGTGCAAACGCACCGAGCACCGATGTGTGCAAACGCGTCGGTAGCGGCCGTGCAAAAGCCCGGAGCACCGGTGTGCAGACGCCCGGAGCACCGGCTGGGCGTGCAGGCACCGCAGCAACAGGTTTTGCCTCCGGGTCCTGCTCGGTGTCCCCGGATAacgggccccgcggcggggggacGCGGCCGCTCGCCGCCCGCCGCAGCatcccccgccccgcgcccgccgccggcctGCGCTGCCCCGCCGCTCACCTTGGAAGCGATGCCCGAAGAAGCGGTTCCGCAGCACCCAAGGGTAGAAGTTGAGCGGGTCGCGGTGCTGCGGGCCGAAGAAGGAGTGGGGGTGCGGCAGCGCCGAGCCCCCCAGCTGGTGGGGCCCGACGGGCAGCGCCGGGTGCCCCACTGCCTCGGGGAAGACGAGCTCGGCGCTGCCGTAGAGGGCCcggccggcggcagcgcccTGGAAGCCGGGGGCGAAGGCGGCGGCGTCGGTAGCGGGGCCGGGGTAGCCGAgagcggcggggcgcggggggtcCTCGGGGCTGAGGTGGGTGTCCTTGCCCACCAGAGACTCGATGGTGAAGCAGCGCTTCGCAGACGGCTGGAACATGGTTTGAGccgggcggggacgggggggggCCGGAGTGGGGCTGTTCCTCCGggtgcgcgtgtgtgtgtgtgcgtgtgcaaGAAACCTCCCCCTGGGCagcgcgcacacacacacacacacaccccgagCCACGCACACCCAGCCACGCACAcaccccgccgcccacccgcgGGCGCCCACGCACCCGCAAGCCCCGGGCAGCCGGTACAAATACGGCCGGTACCTGGCGGGGccccgggggagggggcggcctCACCTGCTCGGCcgggggaaggcagggcaggcagggcaggggcaggggaggcaggggcaggggaggcaggggcaagggaggcagggcaggcaggggaaggggcggcagaagcaagggaaggggcagggggaggcagagaGCGCCCGAAAAACTGGACTGGAGCCGCTCCCGCAGGCGCACCGCGAAGTTGTGGGAGAGGGGCTCCGGCTGCGgggtgttttttccttcttctttaaaaaataaataaataaaatatctttttaaaaaaaaaaatcctctttttctctccccccccccccttttatttttttcgctttttaaataaaaatacccgCAGCGGCGGTTTGTAACTCCGCGGCTCGGAGAGCTGCCGGCcggtgggagggaggggaggtgAAGCCCTCCCCCGCGGCTCCCCGCCTCCCGCGCAAGCTCCGCTCCCTTCCGCGTAACCCCCCCTTCAAAGGCAGGACCTTCCCCCCGGACAAAAGCCCGCTCTTCCCACGGGTCCGATCCTGCGCtgggaataaataaaaaaaaattatacacacacacactccccgATAACTGACGATTTTGGCTGGTTTTTCTGCGGCGCGGGTGTGATGCGCGGGGCGCGCAGCCCCTGCGCGGGCCGGTCCCGAGTTCACTCCGCAGTTTGGCTGTGCTCTGAGTTTTGTTGGCCCGCGGAGGCGGGGGccagccctcccctcccgcACAAAGGGGGTTGAAAGTCTATTTTCCACTTGGCTGGATTGAAATACCCCGCGCGGGCACCCGCGGATCCTTCCCCCCGCGGAGAGCGGAGCGGTGCTGCGCGCCCGCAGGCTTTGCGCGGACACACTCCCGCAACAGGCTACGGCGAAGAaagcggggggggcggggggggggggggggggaatcgTGAAACCCCACAAAAATGAAAGCCTAAACCGGAGCGAGCGTGTCGCAAAGCGCTTTTAGAAAACGGTCATTTTCgaaagagaaaaatttaatctatgttttaatatatatttatatttttttaaatggaaataaagaagCGGGGCTGGGTCAGCCGGCTGGCGGAGCGGGGCGCACCCGCGgagagatggggaaggggaagggaagggaatggGGATGCGGGGACAGCGCTCGGCTCAGACGTGGGAGCTGTGCCCGGTTCGGGAGCATTTGTGGAAATTCATGTAAAtcaatttcataaaatataatttaattccCCCCCCGCCGCCGTTGCCTTGgctcccgggccgggccggggctcggCAGGAGGtggcccccccggccccgctcccctcgGCCGCCGCTGGCCCCGGGTGCTGGCGGAGCCGCGGAGTACGGAGCCTTGCGCGGGGCCGGGATTTCGTTTCGTGCGGATCTCGCCGCCTTTCAGCATCTTCTGCGAAGGGAAGAGGCAAAGCCGGTGGGTGCCGGCTGCACCCACGGGAATCCCCGCCGGCGGCATCTCCCTGCCGAGCCCCGGCTCCGCAGGAACCTTTCTTGGGGGTCGCTGCTTTGGTTTGGGGGATAAACCACTCCCGCAGAAAATTATAAACCTTTAAGCTGATTTTTTCTCCCCCTATTCAGTCCCGGCTCGGTGTCCAGGCGAGGTTCCCTGGATTCTCCGAAGGGAGCCGGGGAGCTGCTACGCTGAAACCGGGCGACAAACCCTAATTTatctttctatttctttttccccctccagctcccaggccTGCTCCCACCTCCAGGATAATTCAGGCAGGATCTTTATCCCCCACGGGAATAAAACGTGGGACCCCCCGGCGGGTGCCTTGCTCTGGTCCTCGGTGTCTCGGgtttattaaaaggaaaactttagCCCCGGCATCCCCGGGAGGAGATGATCCGGGAGCAGCCTGCCTTCCCGCTGGATTCCTGGCCAGGAGGAGCTCCGGGTGGAagagaaagacattttcttttaacGAAAGAGCCGCTGCGCGTGCCAGCGCAGCCGAGGGACGCGGCCGGCAGCAGCGCCGGGCAGGCAGGGAGTGCTGCATTGGGATTAGGGGGTGCTGGCGGAGGAAAGGGGGGGTCTGATGCCTGTTAAAATACAACAGCGAGGCTTTTCAAAGGAGCAAACGAAAGGGGAATGAAGGAGAGGCACAGGGGGACAGGACAGGCACCAAAAATCGGCCTGGGGGTCGCAGGTAGCGGGTCAGCTCCGGGGATGCTCGGGGACGGGCAGTGGGTCTGTCCCCAGCCACCTgcatcccccagccctggccaccaCTCCCTGCCCGGGCTCACATCCCTGGCcgcaccctgcctgccctccgCAGCCGGAGCAGGCGGGCAGGCAGTGCCGGGGCCGGATCCGGCTCAGCGCCGGCAGGTGCTGTTCGTCCCCGTCCCCCGGCTCGTTAATCTGTAACACATCGGCCTCCAGCATCAAAGGGCAGAATGTGGAAAATCAGGCCCCGGGCCTCGGAGCGTGGCCATGGGCGCAGCTTGCCGGGATGTTAAAAGTTGACCAGACTTCAAAGTGCTGGATCATTTCCTCCTAACCTCTCCCACCTGCTCTTCCCGTGGGCACAGCTCCTTCCCCGCCCGGATTTCTTCTCGTCAGCCTTCAAGTGCAACCCCAAAGCGAAGGAATGGGGCTGTAATTTGGGCTGGAGGGCTGAGGAGGTCTCGAGCCTGCCTGTGCCGGGCTGCTCCCCCTTTCCTGCttcattggctttttttttttttttttccatttcacttgGTTCAGGGTTATTCTGGACTGGAATAAGCTGTCCCTGCACAACCCAGTGAGCTTCAGCAAGTAATTCATCTCACCTCACTCAGTCTCCCTTTTTTAAGGTGGTTTTATCAACTGTTCCATTGATAGTGGACGGATGGATGTATGTGtgagtgggtgggtggatgggtgcTCcgatggatggatggatggatgaagaTGACATGGGGATAGTGGTAGATAAGTACACTGACATGGATGTGAGATAGCTTTAGTCTATGGAGTCAGGCTGACATGGAGCAAGGATCccaccacccagcccagcaAAGGGAAGCCACCCAGAtcacacagctgtgggctggaaGAGGTCACTCCAGCAAGGAAAGGTGCTGCTGGATCCTCACTCACTTACACAATGGTCACATTGGCTTTTCTATGGGGTCTGCATTCACCCTCATGTCTCCAGCATGGTCTGGCTGCTCTGTTGGCACAGAACCCTGAACAGATGTGGGCTCTGCTGTGACGGGTCCTGGTGGGCTTCCATCATACTCAGAGGTGGGAGATCTTGAAGGCCATTCGGTGTGGAcacagctgcagccacaggTCATGAAGAGGAATTTTGCTCTTGCAGAGCAAGCAGGGTTTTGTACTCAGCTCCCTGTAGACATTGTAGACCCCAGCTCCTCAAGCGATCATCTGCAAGTCTTGAAACACCTCATGATGGTTGTGCAGGTGCCTGTAGCCCTGATAAAGCCTTTTAGAAAgctgcagcacccccagccATTGCTGGCGATGCCCATCCGGCACTGAGGCTGTACTCGCACCTGGGACAGAGATGGCTCCTGTCATTTCTGCTAGGCAAGGTGGTTCCACAGGACCACAGTTTTGGGGAAAGTCATTGTAACTCATTAGTTGAAAGTGGTGTGCAGAGGCTGGGCAACTGGGCACCTTTCCCCTTGACCTTGGTGACTCCATGTCCCTTGTTTGCCCACAGGTGAGTGGGGCAATGAGCTGGTTTGCCCACGTTGGAGCCCAtggagggcagcagcactgaaacacATGGTTTTGGGGCAGCACCTGCATCTCCTGCTTGTGACACAACTTGTCAGAGCAGCACTGATGCCACAGGGACCGGCAGCACACACAGACAGCTCCATGTGTGGCACTGACATGCAGGTGGGGACATGGTCCTCCCCAGGGACCTGCTCAGGGGACAGCATAGAGGACCAGAGCTTCTGGGGTCCTGGGGTCCCTGAGCCCCTCTCTGTAGTGAGGGGTGCAATTCAGCCCCCCTGTGGCAAACCCAAACCTCTGACCTTGGTTTGCCATCCTGGTCCCTGGGACGGCAGCAGCGGCAGGTGTGTGGCATCACCATGCCCTGGCCAGGAGCCAACCTCTCCCTCATCTCTGATCCCAGCCTTTAAACCTCCTTGGGATGCCATGGCCAGGAGCTTCGTGCTTTAGCACTGTGATTTCTGGGCATGGTTTTGAGGGTTTATACCGCTGACAGCATGAAGAAGATCTCAGTTGCAGTGTTTGGGTTCAGCCACCCTCCCCACTGCTTTTGAGGCTGAAGACCAGTCTTCCAGCTAATGTCCCACCAGGTACCTCTCTCCAGGGCTATCAGATGTCACCTTTAGAAATGTTCTTCCACACACGGCAGGGTCATCATTGCAGCAAAAATGCCTTTCTAGGAGAGCTCAGGAAATTTCGACACAGGAAATTAtgcctccagccccagggaggaTTCAGGTGCTCCCTCGGATGGCACCGGAGCGTGACCCTTACGTCGGACCCCCCGGGCTCATGCTGGCTTTGCTCCAGCAGCTAAGGAAGAAAGATGCCCTGTGAGACTGCACCATTGCAGGGGCAAGGAAACCACAGGGAGAGGTGCTATCCCTGCTTGGGTGCTGGGAGAgtccccccaaaaccccacaggGACTGTGCAGTGTTATATTAGGGGAGATCAGCAGACTTGGCTCCCCCTCACCTCTGCAACATACCATTAAATGGCATCAAGGCAGTGTATCAACCACTTACTTATGTTGCTTATAGACGCCAAACTTATTAGCACAATAAAACTGCTGCTAAGAagctttcctgcctcctttcctaTGTGGAGAGCATCGGTGCTGGAAGCACCTAGCTGCCTTATACAGAAACAGTTGGGGTTTCTTTACATATGGcacccagaaaaataaatatatgaatCACCCAGGGTCCCCTTTCCAGTGTTTCCAGACCCCAGCTGCgagggcagggagctggggacacCTCACAGCAGCAGGGTTTAAAGCCAGTCCTGGGGTGAAGCCGTACCATCCAGCCCGGGTGCCTGTCTGGGGATGTGGTGTGCCttggggggatgctggggctcacggggtgctgctgggtgggctgggtgctggaggTCTCCTCTGATGCACAACACTGAATCAATGAATCTTCCTTCCGCTTTGCCTCAGAAGTGGTCGGAGGGGGACCCTGGGTgattcatgtatttattttcccGGGTGCCATATGAAAGGCAACCCCGGGTGTTTCCATACGAGGCAGCTAGGTGCTTCCAACACTGACATTCTCCAGGAGAAAAATAGGCAGGAAAGCTTCTTAGCAGCAGTTTTATTGTGTTAATAACTTTGGCGTCTATAAGCAACATATGTAAATGACTGATATACTGTCTTGATGCCATTTAACATTATGTTGCGGAGGTGAGCGGGAGCCAAGTCTGCAGCATTTCGACTAATACGCAACAAGCTGCCaattctggtgggtttttttcttcttttttttccccctttaaaaaaaataatttaaacaagtTAGCAATCTGCCTGCACCGAAATAATGACTCGGACCCTTccatttccactgctgtttcttGGAAAATGGGTAAATATTGTGTTCATTTAGCCTCAGAAGCATCTCCAGTCCTCGGTGCTGGGATAGGAAATCCCAGCTCACCAGGTATCCCGGTCCCTATCACTTCGGATGGGGAGAG contains these protein-coding regions:
- the LOC130143738 gene encoding homeobox protein EMX1-like, encoding MFQPSAKRCFTIESLVGKDTHLSPEDPPRPAALGYPGPATDAAAFAPGFQGAAAGRALYGSAELVFPEAVGHPALPVGPHQLGGSALPHPHSFFGPQHRDPLNFYPWVLRNRFFGHRFQGSEVSQESLLLHGPFARKPKRIRTAFSPSQLLRLERAFEKNHYVVGAERKQLASSLSLSETQVKVWFQNRRTKYKRQKLEEEGPDSDQKKKGSHHINRWRLATKQSSGEDIDVTSND